One stretch of Dokdonia sp. Hel_I_53 DNA includes these proteins:
- the bglX gene encoding beta-glucosidase BglX, whose translation MKRSSIAGQERFIFLVLFVLGVFTVVGQTSQTALQKDISEKVTALLLKMTLEEKIGQMNQYNGFYNVTGPAPKDGDAARKYDLLRKGYVGSMLNVRGVENVRAVQKIAVEESRLGIPLIIGFDVIHGYKTIAPIPLAEAASWDMDAIQKSSEIAAAEAAASGINWTFAPMVDISRDARWGRVMEGAGEDPFLGSDIAAARVRGFQGDDLSDPLTIAACAKHWAAYGFAEAGRDYNRSDVGTSTLFNVVFPPFQAAKEAGVKTFMNSFNTLNGIPATGDQFLQREILKDKWGFDGFVVSDWGSIREMIAHGFAKDGKEAARKAVIAGSDMDMESDLYVTKLAMLVQEGKVDESLITDAARRILTVKYELGLFDDPYRYCDETREKEIIYKEEYQDVVLDMARKSIVLLKNENNLLPLKKSGQKIALIGALAADKSSPLGGWRIASDDGTAVSVKEGMEAYTGNSLMYAKGADVVIGDATFIRELTINETDTTAFAKAVFTAKNADVVVMVLGEHGYMSGEGRSRAQLDLPGVQQELLEAVYAVNKNIVLVLNNGRPLAIDWAAEHIPSIVEGWQLGSQAGNAIAEVLYGDYNPSGKLPMSFPRSVGQVPIYYNHKSTGRPEDAGDNLVFWSHYGDESNDPLYVFGHGLSYTTFGYDTLKVEANENGANVTVWVSNGGDVTGKEVVQLYIQDPFASVTRPVRELKGYELITLEPNERKKITFKLTGKELGFYDNQGNWLVEPGDYNIFVGSSSATKLKGSFVLAE comes from the coding sequence ATGAAAAGATCATCAATAGCAGGTCAAGAGAGATTTATATTTCTAGTACTTTTTGTACTTGGTGTGTTTACTGTAGTGGGCCAAACTTCACAAACAGCATTGCAAAAAGACATCTCTGAAAAAGTTACTGCATTACTTTTAAAAATGACTTTAGAAGAGAAAATAGGTCAAATGAATCAGTACAATGGGTTTTACAATGTGACAGGACCCGCACCTAAGGATGGTGATGCTGCACGTAAATATGACTTATTGAGAAAAGGCTATGTGGGATCGATGCTTAATGTACGTGGGGTAGAAAATGTCAGAGCAGTGCAAAAAATTGCCGTAGAAGAAAGCAGGTTAGGTATACCCCTAATTATTGGGTTTGACGTAATACACGGGTATAAAACTATTGCACCCATTCCACTAGCCGAAGCCGCAAGCTGGGATATGGATGCCATACAAAAAAGCTCAGAAATTGCTGCAGCAGAGGCTGCAGCCTCTGGAATTAACTGGACATTTGCACCTATGGTAGATATTTCTCGAGATGCAAGATGGGGCCGCGTGATGGAAGGAGCAGGTGAAGACCCTTTTTTAGGAAGCGATATTGCGGCAGCTCGAGTGCGAGGCTTCCAAGGAGATGACTTAAGTGATCCACTTACTATTGCAGCTTGTGCAAAACACTGGGCAGCTTACGGATTTGCAGAAGCTGGAAGAGACTATAATAGGTCTGATGTAGGGACGAGTACATTGTTTAATGTTGTATTTCCACCATTCCAAGCAGCCAAAGAAGCGGGTGTGAAAACTTTCATGAATTCTTTCAATACACTCAATGGTATACCTGCAACAGGAGATCAGTTTTTACAAAGAGAAATCCTAAAGGATAAATGGGGTTTTGATGGATTTGTTGTATCAGATTGGGGATCTATAAGAGAAATGATTGCACACGGTTTTGCAAAAGACGGAAAAGAAGCAGCCCGCAAAGCAGTAATTGCAGGTTCAGATATGGATATGGAGTCTGATTTGTATGTTACAAAACTGGCGATGCTCGTCCAAGAAGGAAAAGTTGATGAATCTTTAATTACAGATGCAGCACGTAGAATCTTAACAGTGAAATATGAATTAGGTTTATTTGATGATCCATACCGTTACTGTGATGAAACGCGAGAAAAAGAAATAATTTACAAAGAAGAGTATCAAGATGTTGTACTTGACATGGCTCGTAAATCTATTGTTCTTTTAAAGAATGAAAATAATTTACTTCCATTAAAAAAGAGTGGTCAAAAAATTGCGCTAATAGGAGCCTTAGCAGCCGATAAAAGTAGTCCACTCGGAGGCTGGAGAATCGCTTCAGATGATGGTACGGCGGTGTCTGTAAAAGAAGGAATGGAAGCATATACAGGGAACTCATTGATGTATGCTAAAGGTGCAGATGTAGTAATTGGAGACGCAACATTTATTAGAGAGCTTACCATAAATGAAACAGATACGACCGCTTTCGCGAAAGCGGTATTTACCGCAAAAAATGCAGATGTGGTTGTGATGGTACTTGGAGAACATGGTTATATGTCTGGAGAGGGTAGAAGTAGGGCACAACTAGATTTGCCTGGCGTACAACAGGAATTATTAGAAGCTGTATATGCCGTAAATAAAAATATTGTGTTAGTATTAAACAATGGAAGACCACTTGCCATTGATTGGGCCGCAGAACACATCCCATCCATCGTGGAAGGATGGCAGTTAGGGTCGCAAGCAGGTAACGCTATTGCAGAAGTACTATATGGCGATTACAACCCATCCGGAAAATTACCAATGTCTTTTCCAAGAAGTGTGGGGCAAGTGCCTATTTATTATAATCATAAAAGTACGGGTAGGCCTGAAGATGCTGGTGATAATCTTGTATTCTGGTCACATTATGGAGATGAGAGTAACGACCCGTTATACGTTTTTGGACACGGATTGAGTTATACTACATTTGGTTACGATACCCTGAAGGTTGAAGCTAACGAAAATGGAGCAAATGTAACCGTTTGGGTTTCTAATGGTGGTGATGTAACTGGTAAAGAAGTAGTACAACTTTATATTCAAGATCCTTTCGCCAGTGTCACTAGACCGGTGAGGGAACTTAAAGGTTATGAGCTTATTACCCTTGAGCCCAACGAGAGAAAAAAAATAACCTTTAAACTTACGGGTAAGGAACTAGGATTTTACGACAATCAAGGAAATTGGTTAGTGGAGCCTGGAGATTACAATATTTTTGTAGGTAGTAGTTCTGCAACAAAGCTTAAAGGAAGTTTTGTGCTAGCTGAATAA
- a CDS encoding chaperone modulator CbpM, with product MDNAKLIPTTTLCSKYDIEISFMDEIGRMDLIQFEIVDHHHCIHVEHLGHLERILRLRNEFNMNLESIDIVFNLLDKERALKDEVTKLKNRLRLYEELAQ from the coding sequence ATGGATAACGCAAAACTAATACCCACGACTACGCTTTGTTCAAAATATGACATTGAGATATCATTTATGGACGAGATTGGTAGAATGGATCTCATCCAATTTGAAATAGTAGATCATCATCACTGTATTCATGTTGAACACTTAGGTCACTTAGAAAGAATTTTAAGGTTACGCAATGAGTTTAATATGAACCTTGAAAGCATTGATATTGTTTTCAATCTTTTAGATAAAGAAAGAGCTTTAAAAGATGAAGTTACAAAACTCAAGAATAGACTCAGATTGTATGAAGAGCTTGCTCAGTAA
- a CDS encoding DnaJ C-terminal domain-containing protein, whose translation MSFIDYYKTLGIPKNASEKDIKKAYRKLARKYHPDLNPDNKEAELKFKQINEANEVLSNPENRKKYDTYGENWKQGEAYEQAQQQQQRQYRQQGRQQQYSGAEYSDFFESMFGGAGSSRTQGFNSFKGEDFNAELKLSLKDAYTSQQQVFTVNGKKIRLTIPAGVENGQVIKISGKGSEGYNGGPNGDLYIKFVIDNHTDYKRDGKHLYQTVDLDLYTAMLGGEITLDTLSGKVKLKIKPETQNDSKVKLKGKGFTVYKKDGQFGDLIVTYKIITPTNLSEKEIELFQELQKLRK comes from the coding sequence ATGTCATTCATAGATTATTATAAAACTTTAGGCATTCCAAAAAATGCTTCCGAAAAAGATATTAAAAAAGCTTACCGTAAACTTGCCAGAAAATACCATCCTGATCTTAATCCAGATAACAAGGAAGCAGAGCTTAAATTTAAACAGATTAACGAAGCCAACGAAGTTTTAAGTAATCCTGAAAATCGTAAGAAATATGATACTTATGGTGAAAACTGGAAACAAGGAGAGGCTTATGAACAAGCCCAACAGCAGCAGCAAAGACAATATCGCCAGCAAGGAAGGCAACAGCAGTATTCAGGAGCTGAATATTCAGATTTCTTTGAGTCCATGTTTGGGGGAGCAGGTTCTTCAAGAACTCAAGGTTTCAATTCTTTTAAGGGAGAGGACTTTAATGCAGAACTAAAATTAAGTTTAAAAGATGCTTATACTTCACAGCAGCAAGTTTTTACAGTTAATGGTAAAAAAATAAGACTTACTATTCCAGCTGGTGTTGAGAACGGCCAAGTGATAAAAATAAGTGGAAAAGGAAGTGAGGGATATAATGGAGGTCCTAACGGGGATTTATACATAAAGTTTGTTATAGATAATCATACAGATTATAAGCGTGATGGAAAGCATCTTTATCAAACTGTAGACTTAGATTTATATACAGCTATGCTGGGTGGAGAAATTACATTAGATACTTTGAGCGGTAAAGTAAAGCTCAAAATTAAACCAGAGACTCAGAATGATTCTAAAGTAAAATTGAAAGGAAAAGGATTTACTGTTTATAAAAAAGACGGTCAATTTGGAGATTTAATAGTGACTTATAAAATCATTACCCCGACAAACCTCAGTGAAAAAGAAATTGAGTTATTTCAAGAACTTCAAAAACTTAGAAAATAA
- a CDS encoding OsmC family protein, whose protein sequence is MKKHNYKINIEWTGNEGSGTLNYKAYNRSHEIIADGKYDKINGSSDPSFLGDQTKYNPEDLFLSSLSACHMLFYLHLCSVNKIIVTEYLDTATGVMEETDQGSGKFTKVTLNPKVKITDGAMIEKANKLHIEANKLCFIANSCNFTILHKPMTTIE, encoded by the coding sequence ATGAAAAAACACAATTACAAAATAAATATTGAATGGACAGGAAATGAAGGTAGCGGAACTTTAAATTATAAAGCTTATAATAGAAGTCATGAAATCATAGCCGACGGAAAATATGATAAAATTAATGGCTCATCAGATCCATCATTTTTAGGTGATCAAACAAAGTATAATCCTGAAGATCTTTTTTTATCCTCATTGTCCGCTTGTCATATGTTATTCTATTTACACTTATGTTCTGTAAATAAAATAATTGTTACAGAGTATTTAGACACTGCAACTGGAGTTATGGAAGAAACTGACCAAGGAAGTGGAAAATTCACAAAAGTTACGCTCAATCCAAAAGTTAAAATCACAGATGGAGCTATGATCGAAAAAGCAAATAAATTACATATAGAAGCAAACAAGTTATGCTTTATCGCAAATTCTTGCAATTTCACAATCTTACACAAACCTATGACCACAATAGAATAA
- a CDS encoding ATP-dependent helicase, whose translation MDSKLEVYIEGLNEAQRAPTLHKDGALIVIAGAGSGKTRVLTMRIAYLMSQGVDAFNILSLTFTNKAAREMKKRIAGIVGSSEAKNLWMGTFHSIFAKILRFEADKLGYPSNFTIYDTQDSQRLISAIIKEMQLDKDVYKYKQIQSRISSFKNSLITVRAYMNNPELIEADAMAKRPRVGEIYAEYVDRCFKAGAMDFDDLLLRTNELLNRFPEVLNKYQNRFKYILVDEYQDTNHSQYLIVKALSDKFQNICVVGDDSQSIYAFRGANINNILNFQKDYENVAMYRLEQNYRSSKNIVEAANSVIEKNKTRLDKTVWTENEDGGQIIVHRSPTDGEEGRYVASSIFENRMNHQAKNGDFAILYRTNAQSRAMEDALRKRDIPYRIYGGLSFYQRKEIKDVLGYLRVLVNPKDEEALKRVINYPARGIGGTTIDKLTVAAKHYNRSIFEVMEKIEQLGSSMNINRGTQTKLKNFVTMIQSFQILNEENDAFTVAETVAKKTGLLQELKKDGTPEGIARIENIEELLNGIRDFVEEQKELADTTGSLAEFLEDVALATSMDNDTGDDDRVALMTIHLAKGLEFPFVYIVGMEEDLFPSGMSMNTRSELEEERRLFYVALTRAEKQAYLTYTESRYRWGKLVDAEPSRFIEEIDDKYLDYQTPMNSYRYKPLIDADIFGDIDKSKLRLKKPISGTPPRVGNPTSDQLKKLRKIRPSNSDAPMPSLAGDLASGTVVEHIRFGKGIVVGLEGKDQDQKAEINFENGGLKKLLLRFAKLKIVDS comes from the coding sequence ATGGATTCAAAATTAGAAGTATATATTGAGGGGCTTAATGAAGCCCAGCGAGCGCCAACTTTGCATAAAGACGGAGCGCTTATTGTTATTGCTGGTGCTGGTTCTGGGAAGACACGCGTGCTTACAATGCGTATTGCATACCTAATGTCTCAAGGGGTTGATGCGTTTAATATTTTATCACTCACCTTTACAAATAAGGCAGCACGCGAAATGAAAAAACGTATTGCAGGTATTGTAGGTAGTAGTGAGGCAAAAAATTTATGGATGGGAACTTTTCACTCCATCTTTGCAAAAATCTTACGCTTTGAAGCAGATAAACTTGGGTATCCTTCTAACTTTACTATCTATGACACCCAAGATTCTCAGCGACTTATAAGTGCTATTATTAAGGAGATGCAATTGGATAAAGATGTGTATAAGTATAAACAAATTCAAAGTAGAATCTCCTCTTTTAAGAATAGCCTCATCACTGTTCGTGCTTACATGAACAACCCAGAACTCATAGAGGCAGATGCGATGGCAAAACGACCTAGGGTAGGAGAGATCTACGCAGAGTATGTTGATCGTTGTTTCAAAGCAGGAGCTATGGATTTTGACGATTTGTTATTACGCACCAATGAACTGCTCAATCGTTTTCCAGAGGTATTAAATAAATATCAAAATAGATTTAAATACATACTAGTTGATGAGTATCAAGATACTAACCATAGTCAGTATCTCATTGTCAAGGCACTCTCAGATAAATTTCAAAATATTTGTGTGGTAGGAGATGACTCGCAGAGCATCTATGCCTTTAGAGGGGCAAACATTAATAACATTCTTAATTTCCAAAAAGATTATGAGAATGTGGCAATGTATCGTCTAGAGCAAAATTACCGTTCTTCAAAAAATATTGTTGAAGCAGCAAATAGTGTCATAGAAAAAAATAAAACTCGACTCGATAAAACCGTATGGACAGAAAATGAAGATGGTGGGCAGATTATCGTGCATCGCTCTCCAACAGATGGAGAAGAAGGTCGCTATGTAGCAAGCTCTATTTTTGAAAATAGAATGAACCATCAAGCAAAAAATGGAGATTTTGCCATTCTATATCGTACAAATGCACAGTCTCGTGCAATGGAAGACGCCTTGCGTAAGCGAGATATTCCATACCGTATCTACGGAGGCCTCTCTTTTTATCAGCGTAAAGAAATAAAAGATGTTCTCGGTTATTTGAGAGTACTGGTTAACCCAAAAGATGAAGAAGCGCTCAAAAGAGTGATTAACTATCCTGCACGTGGAATTGGAGGTACTACGATAGATAAACTCACGGTGGCCGCAAAGCATTACAATCGCTCCATTTTTGAAGTCATGGAAAAAATTGAGCAGCTAGGCAGCTCGATGAACATTAATCGTGGCACACAGACAAAGCTCAAAAACTTTGTCACTATGATTCAAAGCTTCCAAATTCTTAATGAGGAGAACGATGCTTTTACGGTAGCAGAGACGGTTGCCAAGAAGACAGGTCTTCTACAAGAGCTTAAAAAAGATGGTACCCCAGAAGGAATTGCACGTATAGAAAATATTGAAGAACTACTCAACGGTATACGTGACTTTGTTGAGGAGCAAAAAGAACTAGCAGATACCACTGGGTCTCTAGCAGAGTTTCTGGAAGATGTTGCATTGGCTACCTCAATGGATAATGATACTGGAGATGATGATCGTGTTGCATTAATGACCATTCACCTAGCAAAAGGATTAGAATTTCCATTTGTATACATTGTGGGAATGGAAGAGGATCTTTTTCCTTCAGGTATGAGCATGAACACACGTAGTGAACTAGAAGAGGAGCGTCGCTTATTTTATGTTGCACTTACCAGAGCAGAGAAGCAGGCATATCTTACCTATACAGAATCACGTTACCGTTGGGGCAAACTAGTTGATGCAGAACCTAGCCGCTTTATAGAGGAGATAGACGATAAGTACTTAGACTATCAAACGCCTATGAACAGTTATCGCTATAAACCGTTGATTGATGCAGATATTTTTGGCGATATAGATAAGAGTAAATTACGTCTCAAAAAGCCTATAAGCGGTACGCCGCCTAGAGTGGGCAACCCTACATCTGATCAACTTAAAAAATTGCGTAAAATAAGACCTTCAAATAGTGATGCTCCTATGCCTTCACTTGCTGGTGACCTAGCTTCTGGAACTGTTGTGGAGCATATAAGATTTGGAAAAGGAATCGTAGTAGGTCTAGAAGGTAAAGACCAAGATCAAAAAGCTGAAATTAATTTTGAAAATGGCGGACTTAAAAAGTTGCTTCTCCGTTTTGCAAAGCTCAAGATTGTGGACTCGTAA
- a CDS encoding alpha/beta hydrolase, with product MRSILSFLSISFLTMCLLSCQNSSDDIANEDVVETPIEILEATTALNVSYGTHAQQVYDLYLPAGRNSTQTKTIVLIHGGGWTAGDKSDMTGFISLINTTHPDHAIVNMNYVLAQAGSIPAFPNQFLDIEVVLTKLINEHEALGISQEFGLLGVSAGAHLAMMYDYTYDTTDRVKLVANIVGPSDFTDPFYADNPNTSQLTEVYSDANAYPANADLATLLSPAWAASASSSPTLLFYGNQDALVPLTNGQRLDVALSNAGVEHIFTVYDGGHGNWSTASYLDVQTKLGIYIDSYLAID from the coding sequence ATGAGATCGATTCTGTCATTTTTAAGTATTTCATTTTTAACTATGTGTTTGCTTTCGTGTCAAAATAGTTCTGATGATATTGCTAACGAAGACGTGGTTGAAACTCCTATAGAAATCCTAGAAGCAACAACAGCACTCAATGTTTCTTATGGAACTCATGCACAACAAGTTTATGATTTGTATTTGCCAGCAGGGCGTAACAGTACACAGACCAAAACAATTGTTCTTATACATGGCGGAGGATGGACTGCTGGTGATAAGTCAGATATGACTGGATTTATATCCCTAATAAATACTACACATCCAGATCATGCCATTGTAAATATGAATTATGTATTAGCCCAAGCAGGTTCTATACCGGCCTTTCCAAACCAATTTCTAGATATTGAAGTCGTACTTACAAAGCTTATCAATGAACACGAAGCACTGGGGATTTCTCAAGAATTTGGATTACTAGGAGTAAGTGCAGGAGCACATCTTGCTATGATGTATGACTATACGTATGACACAACGGATCGAGTAAAACTTGTTGCTAACATAGTTGGGCCATCAGACTTTACAGATCCTTTTTATGCAGACAATCCTAACACATCACAACTAACCGAGGTGTATTCAGATGCAAATGCGTATCCAGCAAATGCTGACCTTGCTACACTATTAAGTCCAGCATGGGCAGCAAGTGCTTCCAGTAGTCCTACATTATTATTTTACGGAAATCAAGACGCACTAGTTCCTCTTACAAATGGTCAACGTCTGGATGTAGCTTTAAGTAATGCAGGAGTGGAACATATATTTACTGTTTATGACGGAGGTCATGGTAACTGGAGTACGGCGAGTTACTTGGATGTCCAAACAAAATTAGGTATCTACATTGACAGCTATCTTGCGATTGACTAA
- a CDS encoding DUF2945 domain-containing protein, which translates to MIKEGTKVKWSWGNGSATGKVKSTFTKTVIRSIKGNEVTRKGEEGNKALYIEQEDGDNVLKLESEVERVD; encoded by the coding sequence ATGATTAAAGAAGGTACAAAGGTCAAATGGAGTTGGGGAAACGGCTCTGCCACAGGGAAAGTAAAATCTACGTTTACAAAAACTGTAATCCGCTCAATTAAGGGTAATGAAGTTACACGCAAGGGAGAAGAAGGCAATAAAGCGCTTTATATAGAGCAGGAAGATGGGGATAATGTGCTAAAACTTGAGAGTGAAGTAGAGCGCGTAGATTAA
- a CDS encoding L-threonylcarbamoyladenylate synthase, which produces MAEFIKLYEENPNPRELKKIVKILKAGGLIIYPSDTVYALGCDITNTKALERVAQIKGVKLEKANFSFVCEDLSNLSDYVRQIDTKTFKLLKRALPGPYTFILPSSNNLPSVFKKKKEVGIRVPDNAITKAIVHALGNPIVSTSIYDEDEVIEYTTDPELIFEKWQSRVDIVVDGGYGDNIPSTIINLTGDEPILVREGKGSPEI; this is translated from the coding sequence ATGGCAGAATTCATCAAACTTTACGAAGAGAACCCAAATCCAAGAGAACTAAAGAAAATAGTTAAAATTTTAAAAGCGGGTGGACTTATTATTTATCCCAGTGATACTGTGTATGCACTGGGTTGTGATATTACTAATACAAAAGCTTTGGAAAGGGTTGCTCAAATAAAAGGTGTAAAATTAGAAAAAGCTAATTTTTCATTTGTATGTGAAGATTTAAGTAATCTTTCTGATTATGTGAGGCAAATAGACACCAAAACTTTTAAACTTCTTAAAAGAGCCTTACCAGGCCCATACACCTTTATACTGCCCAGTAGTAATAATTTGCCATCTGTTTTTAAGAAGAAAAAAGAAGTGGGTATACGTGTTCCAGATAATGCAATTACAAAGGCAATAGTTCATGCACTAGGAAACCCTATTGTCTCAACTTCTATTTACGATGAAGATGAGGTGATTGAATATACTACAGATCCTGAACTTATTTTTGAAAAGTGGCAGTCAAGAGTAGATATTGTAGTAGATGGAGGATATGGGGATAACATTCCTTCTACAATTATAAATCTTACAGGAGACGAGCCTATTTTAGTAAGAGAAGGAAAAGGAAGTCCAGAAATCTAA
- a CDS encoding Two component regulator three Y domain protein yields MKKITLTLILVLTTSLIFAAIPQSEKQALIDLYNATNGDNWTNSWDLNKEPSDWKGVTILNDHVLALGLKDNNLSGTLPNSIKNLKFLKVLNLHKNNLIGHIPPGVAEIKGLKILNLSINKIIGSIPAEVFKMKSLEYLDVFFNQLSGELPNDLSHLTNLKRLSVYGNFMKGKIPSSIADLKNLNELQLSSNSFTGEIPRGILTLPKLKRLCIFDNQFEGIFPYELNNLNLDELTYHKNNFTTIQLNTALAGE; encoded by the coding sequence ATGAAGAAAATTACTCTTACTTTAATTTTAGTACTTACTACTTCACTTATTTTTGCTGCTATTCCACAAAGCGAAAAACAAGCACTAATTGATCTTTACAATGCTACTAATGGAGATAACTGGACTAATTCTTGGGACCTGAATAAAGAACCTTCAGATTGGAAGGGTGTGACTATTTTGAATGATCATGTACTTGCCCTTGGTTTAAAGGACAATAACTTAAGTGGTACTTTACCTAATAGCATAAAGAATTTAAAATTTTTAAAAGTTCTTAACCTCCATAAAAATAATTTAATAGGTCACATCCCCCCAGGTGTGGCTGAAATTAAAGGACTGAAGATTTTGAATCTATCAATTAATAAAATAATAGGCTCAATTCCTGCAGAAGTATTTAAAATGAAGAGTCTTGAATACTTAGATGTATTTTTTAATCAACTAAGTGGAGAGTTACCAAACGACTTAAGCCATCTCACAAACCTTAAGAGGTTGAGTGTTTATGGGAATTTTATGAAAGGTAAAATCCCAAGCTCTATTGCAGATTTAAAAAACTTAAACGAATTACAATTAAGTAGTAATTCATTCACTGGTGAGATCCCAAGAGGAATCTTAACACTTCCTAAGCTAAAGCGATTATGCATATTTGATAATCAATTTGAAGGTATTTTCCCTTATGAGCTTAACAACTTAAACTTAGATGAACTTACCTATCATAAAAATAACTTTACAACGATACAACTTAATACCGCTTTGGCCGGTGAATAA
- a CDS encoding flagellar motor protein MotB codes for MKRFLIAGIAGTLLLTSCVSKKEYAALEARQQETQDLLNSATVKLNACLEEKASATTRVMSLEERLAELKKDKNSLIESSKDLTVLTQQGATNLEKSLESLKEKDLKINRLQDALTKKDSVTLALVTSLKKEVGLNDEDIEINVEKGVVFISLSDKMLFKSGSYNITPRATEILGKVSKVINSKPNFEALVEGHTDNVPYNSGGILLDNWDLSAKRSTAIVRELVKLGANPSQLIAAGRSEFVPLVDNSTAENRSINRRTKIYVLPKIDQFYTMIEEEMKNLETEEKE; via the coding sequence ATGAAACGATTTTTGATCGCAGGCATCGCCGGCACCCTACTTCTAACCTCTTGCGTTTCTAAAAAAGAATATGCAGCACTTGAGGCGAGACAACAAGAAACACAGGATTTACTCAACTCTGCTACCGTAAAACTAAATGCTTGTTTAGAAGAAAAAGCAAGTGCTACTACTAGAGTAATGTCATTAGAAGAAAGACTAGCCGAACTCAAGAAAGATAAGAATAGTTTAATTGAAAGTTCTAAAGACTTAACTGTATTGACACAGCAAGGTGCTACTAATCTTGAAAAATCTTTAGAGAGTTTAAAAGAAAAAGATCTTAAAATTAATAGACTTCAAGATGCACTTACAAAAAAGGATAGCGTAACTTTAGCATTAGTCACTAGCTTAAAGAAAGAAGTAGGTCTTAATGATGAGGATATAGAAATAAATGTAGAAAAAGGTGTTGTATTTATTTCACTTTCTGATAAGATGCTCTTTAAGAGTGGTAGCTACAATATTACTCCGAGAGCAACAGAGATTTTAGGTAAGGTTTCTAAAGTAATTAATAGCAAACCTAATTTTGAAGCACTAGTAGAAGGTCATACAGATAACGTACCTTATAATAGTGGTGGTATATTATTAGATAACTGGGATTTAAGTGCGAAGCGTAGTACAGCTATTGTAAGAGAGTTGGTAAAGTTAGGAGCAAATCCTTCACAGCTTATTGCAGCCGGTCGTAGTGAGTTTGTACCGCTTGTAGATAACAGTACCGCAGAAAATAGATCTATCAATAGGAGAACAAAAATTTATGTCCTTCCTAAGATTGATCAGTTTTATACAATGATCGAAGAAGAGATGAAAAATCTTGAAACAGAAGAAAAAGAATAA
- a CDS encoding glycosyltransferase family 2 protein, with protein sequence MKIAIVILNWNGKSLLEQFLGTVVSHSEPLAEVYVIDNASTDNSVNYIHAHFPSVTVIQNSENGGYAKGYNDGLVFIESDVYVLLNSDIKVGQGWLEPMIKLFKNPTIGAAQPKIKDYKKPSYFEYAGAAGGFLDSFGYPFCRGRIFDYCEKDLGQYDDTIEVQWASGACLFIRALDFWQVGGLDERFFAHQEEIDLCWRIKNSGKKIIACGDSEVLHVGGATLATANAQKTFYNFRNTLFNIVKNVKGIKALFIVISRLVLDGIAGFKFLIEGKPKHMIAILRAHLSFYYYLPSFMVDRVNLKHKMKYATIFSIVWSYFISQKRTYKDFL encoded by the coding sequence GTGAAAATTGCTATTGTCATACTAAATTGGAATGGAAAAAGTCTACTTGAGCAATTTCTAGGTACAGTGGTGAGTCATAGCGAACCTCTGGCAGAAGTTTATGTTATAGATAACGCAAGTACAGATAACTCTGTAAATTATATCCATGCTCATTTCCCATCAGTTACTGTGATTCAAAATAGTGAAAACGGTGGGTATGCAAAAGGGTATAATGATGGGCTCGTCTTTATAGAAAGTGATGTCTACGTGCTACTTAATAGTGATATAAAAGTTGGACAAGGTTGGTTAGAACCTATGATAAAGTTGTTTAAGAACCCGACGATAGGCGCTGCACAACCAAAAATTAAAGATTACAAAAAGCCAAGCTATTTTGAATATGCTGGAGCTGCTGGTGGGTTTTTAGATAGCTTTGGTTATCCCTTTTGTAGAGGTAGAATCTTTGATTACTGCGAAAAAGACCTTGGACAATACGATGACACGATAGAAGTGCAATGGGCAAGTGGAGCCTGTTTGTTTATTAGGGCATTAGATTTTTGGCAGGTGGGCGGACTCGATGAACGTTTTTTTGCTCATCAAGAGGAAATTGACCTCTGCTGGCGTATTAAAAATAGTGGCAAGAAAATTATAGCTTGTGGAGATAGTGAAGTCCTTCATGTAGGTGGAGCTACGCTTGCTACTGCAAATGCACAAAAAACATTTTATAATTTTAGAAATACGCTTTTTAATATCGTTAAAAATGTTAAGGGGATAAAAGCCTTATTTATTGTCATATCGAGGCTTGTTTTAGATGGCATAGCTGGTTTTAAATTTTTAATAGAAGGCAAACCAAAACATATGATAGCAATTCTTAGAGCACATCTTAGTTTTTATTATTATTTACCTAGCTTTATGGTAGATAGAGTGAATCTAAAACACAAAATGAAGTATGCCACTATTTTTTCAATTGTGTGGAGCTATTTTATTTCGCAAAAGCGCACGTACAAAGACTTTCTTTAA